The genomic region CACTCGCTCGATGCGGGTCCAGCCCTTCCAGGAGCTGTTCGGCTTCGTCGAGGTAGTGCGTGGTGAGCAGCACCGTCGTTCCGTAGCCTGCTAGCTCCTTGACCGCATGCCACACCTCGATACGTGCCTCGGGGTCGAGCCCGGCCGATGGATCACCCACGGCTCAGATCCCGGATGGGCCTGGATCAGCGTCAGTGGAAGCAGGAGCGGGTGAAGCGGTCGGCGACCGGCAGTACCGGGTCCTGTCAGGAACTGCTGCGCTGTCAGGTGCGGGAGAGGGCCCGCCGATCAGAGGACCCGTTCCTGGTGGTGATCGACACCCCGTCCGTGCGCGCGGCCGCCTCATGGGGATTACACCGGCCGCTGCCCGACTCGGGCTTCCCCCGTACAGGCCCCCGGGAAGCACATGACGTCGTCGGCCAGGGCACCGCGTCCCTTCCGGCCTTCCGGTACGTCGGCCTACTTCAGGCCACCGGTCACCAGGTCGATACGCCAGTACCGCTGCAAGGACAGGAAGAGCGCGATGACGGGGACGACGGACAGCAGTGTGCCGGTGATCACCAGCGAGTACAGGGATGCCTGGTTGGCGCCATGGCGCAGCAGGCTGTACAGGCCGACCGTCAGCGGGAACTTGTCGTCGCTCGTCACCATGACGAAGGGCAGCAGGAAGTTGTTCCAGATGACGATGAACTGGAGCAGGAAGACGGTGATCAGTCCGGGTGCCATCAGCCGCAGCCCGATCGCGGAGAACATCCGCCACTCGCTCGCCCCGTCCATCCGCCCGGCGTCGAGCAGTGAGTCGGGTACGGAGGCGGCCGCGTAGATGCGGCACAGGTAGATGCCGTAGGGGTTGAACAGCTGGGGCAGGATCACCGCCGGGTAGCTGTCGGTGATGCCGACCCGGGCCAGCAACAGGTACTGCGGCACGGCCAGCACGACCTGCGGCAGCAGGACGCCCGCCAGGATGGTCTTGAACAGCAGGGTGCGGCCGCGGAAGCGGTACTTGGCTATGGCGTAGCCGGTCGCGGCGGAGACGGCGGTGGCCGCGAGCCCGCCGACCCCCGCATAGAGGAAGCTGTTGAACATCCAGTGCCAGAACACGCCCGAGTCGTACGAGGAGAGGTCGGCGATGTTGTCCACGAGGCCCGAGCCGAACGAGGGCAGATAGGTCGCGGTGGAGAACAGTTCGCTGCGTGACTTGGTGGACGCGATCAGGATCCACAGCGTCGGCACCAGGCAGTAGACCGAGCCGAGGAGCAGTACGGCGGTGGGCAGTACGGCGATGCCTCGGCGGCGGGGCCGCTCGGTCCGGGTGGCGGTCACCGGGGGCGCCACGGGACGGGCGGGCGAGTCGATCGTCATCGCTGCTCCTTGCCTACGGCTCCGGCGGCGCCCCAGCGGGTCTGGGCGAGACGCCCGACGAGCAGGGAGACGGCGAGGATGCCGACCGCGAAGACGACCGAGGTGGCCGCCGCGAGATGGATGTCGGAGTCGACGAAGGCATCGGTGTAGATCTTCATCAGGGGAACCCAGGTCAGGGAGATGGCGTTCGACAGCGGCTGGAGTGTGTTCGGCTCGTTGAACAGCTGCAGGGCGGCGAGCACGGTGAACAGGGTGCACATGGCGATGGCGGGACGGATCAGCGGGACCTTCACCCGCAGCGAGATCTGCAGTTCCGAAGCCCCGTCGATCCTTGCCGCCTCGTAGATCTCCGGCGGCAGCCCGCGCAGGGACGTGTACATCACCACCATGTTGAAGCCCACCGCGCCCCACACCGCGATGTTCGCAACCGAGACATAGACCATCGAGGTGCCGAAGAAGTCGACGTCCCGCCCGCCGATGGGGCTGGTCGCGGGCAGATAGAGGAAGCCCCACAGGAGTGTGGCGATGACACCGGGCACCGCGTACGGCAGGAAGATGGCCAGCCGGGTGAACCGGGTGAAGCGGGCCCGTGCGGTGTCCAGGAGGAGTGCGAACAGCAGGGCGAGGAGCACGGTCGCCGGTACGGTGATCGCGCCGACGAGCAGCATGCGCAGCACGCTGTGCCACAGCTCGGAGTCATGGATCACGGCGGAGTAGTTGTCCGGACCCGCGAAGACCGTTCTGCTGCCGGTGCCCAGCATGCCCCCGCTGACCTTGCGCTGCTGGAAGCTGAGGAGCAGTGCGTAGGCACCGGGGGCGACCACGAACAGCAGGAGGAGCAGGGTCGCGGGCAGGACCAGCAGATACGGCAGCCGGCTCTGGCCCGCCCTGCGGCCCCGCCGCGAAGTGCTTGTCGCCATCGACGTGTCGTCCTCATCGGATGAGTGGCTGGTTCGGTCACTGATGCCCGTTGCCGGTCTCAGTGCTTGGTGCCGGTACGGTCGCCCGGCGCGGGAGTCAGGGAGGCGCGCCGGGCGACCGGGTCGTCGGGGTCAGTGGAGGGTGAACCCGAGCTTCTTCATGCCGGCCGTCGTGTTGTTCTGCATGGTGTCGAGCGCCCCGGTGAACGAGCTGCCGGACTGCAGCGCCGCGCCGAAGCTGTCCCGGTACGCGGAGAAGGTCACTGTGACATTCGGGCCCCACATCGAGAAGCTGCGTGCGCCCGGTGCGACCTTCCTCACCTCGGCGTAGTAGTCCGGCTGATTCGGGAAGAAGGCCGGCGGCTGGTCGAGGATCGGCAGGGCGCGCCCGGAGGTCGAGGCCGGGTAGATGTTGATGTTCTTGACCTGGGCCGTCACCGCCTTGGCGTCGGTGTTCAGCCAGCTCGCGAACTCCGCGGCCTCGGTGGGGTGCTTGGAGTCGGTGGTGACCGTGATGGCCGAGCCGCCCCAGATGCCGGTGGTGGTGTCGCCCGCCGTCCAGGCCGGGAGCGGCGCGGCGGTCCACTTCCCCTTGGTCGACGGGGCGATGCCGCCGATCTGCGCCGGGGCCCAGGCCCCGGAGATCCAGGTGAGCAGGGTGCCGTTGTTCATCTCCTTGTTCCACTGCGGGGAGAAGGAGGGGTTCTTCTTGACCAGCCCCTTGTCGACCAGGCCCTGCCAGTATTCGGCGGCCTTGTCACTGGCCGTGCCGTTGATGTCCACGTGCCAGGAGTCGCCCTTCGTGGTCCACCAGTCCGCTCCCGCCTGCTGGGCGAGGCCGGTGAACCAGCCGGGGTCGGCGGCGTCGAAGTTGGTCATCGAGGCGCCCGGTGCCTTGGTGTGCAGCTGAGCGGCCACCTCCTCGTACTCCTGCCACGTGGTGGGCACCTTCAGGCCGTACTTCTTGAACAGATCGGACCGGTAGAACATCATCAGCGGGGCGAAGTCCTGCGGGATGCCGTAGACCTTGCCCTGGAAGCGGGTCTGGGCCAGCGTCGCCTCGTCGAAGTCCGCGACCGCCTTCTTCGTGTCGGCGGTGATGTCCCGGACCACGCCGTTCGCCACCAGGCCGGGCAGCGACTGGTACTCGACCTTCGCGATGTCGGGGGCGGTCTTCGCCTGGTGCGCGGTGATCATCTTGCTGACGAGCTGGTCACCGCCTGCCGGGTTACTGAGGGCGACCTGGACGTTCGGGTGCGTCGAGTTCCACAGGTCGACGACCTTGTCCATGCCCGGGTCCCAGGCCCACATGGTCAGGCGGACCTTGCCGCCACTCGGTGCTGATCCGCTGTCGGAGCCCCCGTCCCCGCCCCCGCAGGCGGCGAGAACCAGTGTTGCGGCCAGCGTGGCGCCTGCGACTGCGGCGAATCTGGTCTTCATTGGCCAGTGCTCACTTTCGTGTCAGAAGAGGGCCTGCTGCGGTCGTCCCGTCAGTGAGGCCGTCGCCCGGTGGTCCTCCTGGGACCTGAACCCATGGCCGACCACGAGTCGACCTGTTCCGACTTTGACTTCGACTTAAGCTAAGTCGCGGCAGAGGTCGGGTCAATATGGCCGACGTACCGAATTACGACGTGTCGATTTCTTTATGAGAGGAAGTCCGCGCCGGGCGGCGGACGCAGGGGCCGGCTCGCGCAGCAG from Streptomyces sp. NBC_00878 harbors:
- a CDS encoding carbohydrate ABC transporter permease, which gives rise to MTIDSPARPVAPPVTATRTERPRRRGIAVLPTAVLLLGSVYCLVPTLWILIASTKSRSELFSTATYLPSFGSGLVDNIADLSSYDSGVFWHWMFNSFLYAGVGGLAATAVSAATGYAIAKYRFRGRTLLFKTILAGVLLPQVVLAVPQYLLLARVGITDSYPAVILPQLFNPYGIYLCRIYAAASVPDSLLDAGRMDGASEWRMFSAIGLRLMAPGLITVFLLQFIVIWNNFLLPFVMVTSDDKFPLTVGLYSLLRHGANQASLYSLVITGTLLSVVPVIALFLSLQRYWRIDLVTGGLK
- a CDS encoding carbohydrate ABC transporter permease — encoded protein: MATSTSRRGRRAGQSRLPYLLVLPATLLLLLFVVAPGAYALLLSFQQRKVSGGMLGTGSRTVFAGPDNYSAVIHDSELWHSVLRMLLVGAITVPATVLLALLFALLLDTARARFTRFTRLAIFLPYAVPGVIATLLWGFLYLPATSPIGGRDVDFFGTSMVYVSVANIAVWGAVGFNMVVMYTSLRGLPPEIYEAARIDGASELQISLRVKVPLIRPAIAMCTLFTVLAALQLFNEPNTLQPLSNAISLTWVPLMKIYTDAFVDSDIHLAAATSVVFAVGILAVSLLVGRLAQTRWGAAGAVGKEQR
- a CDS encoding ABC transporter substrate-binding protein, whose product is MKTRFAAVAGATLAATLVLAACGGGDGGSDSGSAPSGGKVRLTMWAWDPGMDKVVDLWNSTHPNVQVALSNPAGGDQLVSKMITAHQAKTAPDIAKVEYQSLPGLVANGVVRDITADTKKAVADFDEATLAQTRFQGKVYGIPQDFAPLMMFYRSDLFKKYGLKVPTTWQEYEEVAAQLHTKAPGASMTNFDAADPGWFTGLAQQAGADWWTTKGDSWHVDINGTASDKAAEYWQGLVDKGLVKKNPSFSPQWNKEMNNGTLLTWISGAWAPAQIGGIAPSTKGKWTAAPLPAWTAGDTTTGIWGGSAITVTTDSKHPTEAAEFASWLNTDAKAVTAQVKNINIYPASTSGRALPILDQPPAFFPNQPDYYAEVRKVAPGARSFSMWGPNVTVTFSAYRDSFGAALQSGSSFTGALDTMQNNTTAGMKKLGFTLH